In Verrucomicrobiia bacterium, one genomic interval encodes:
- the mutS gene encoding DNA mismatch repair protein MutS, whose protein sequence is MMAQYRRIKSGLPHDALLLFRLGDFYELFFEDAVTGAQLLNLALTRRNGVPMCGLPYHAAPGYIGRLLRHGRKVALCDQAGEARPGRLVEREVTAILSPGTHFDERLLHADRNNFLAAACFQGGTFGLACVDLTTGDFRVTETDDPRAFLAEVERLRPAELLHPAESADLKELVETGDSGTAGASRGTGPQRVAYEDWTFQQETAVFTLRDHFKVASLDGYGLRQRAAATGAAGAVLHYLVHQLRRDVTHLTRLTYYGTGDHLVLDAVSLRNLEILEPLRADARRDLTLFAAVNRTATPMGARRLRDWLTQPLASVAGIEARQEAVAAWQRSPETLAGFRARLAEVRDLERTLSRLSLGSGNARDLVALRIALEQVPGLCDLVVQAAAKPRARELIQPEPVAEAQALLGHLAADLADLPALVDLLKVAIQDEPPLTVREGGMIRDGYSPELDALRAAARGGREWLAQLQQEESARTGIPSLKVGFNSVFGYYLEVTRAHLSKVPLEWVRKQTVSTGERFITEALKAMESRILGADERATRLEHDLFQQVRSEVLGELRRIQGTALAVGQLDVLASFAETARTRDWVRPEVGDAGLLRIRDGRHPVLDSANPGERFVPNDTDLDPAASQIALITGPNMAGKSTYIRQVALLALLAHTGACVPAGAARVDLLDRIFTRIGASDDLARGQSTFMVEMSETANILNNATRRSLVILDEIGRGTSTFDGLSLAWSIVEHLHHQVGAKTLFATHYHELTELGSTPVDPASGTPAPAPGPPVLARVRNFHVAVREYGEQLVFLRKVQPGATDKSHGIQVARLAGVPPPVIARAREILRVLEEAELNLQAGLSGGTPADPAEADGRRRRARREPFRRLQPGSQLDLFLGGT, encoded by the coding sequence ACAGTTGCTCAACCTGGCGCTGACCCGTCGCAACGGAGTCCCGATGTGCGGCCTGCCCTACCATGCGGCTCCCGGATACATTGGGCGCCTGCTGCGCCACGGTCGCAAGGTGGCGCTGTGCGACCAGGCGGGTGAGGCGCGCCCGGGACGGCTTGTGGAGCGTGAAGTCACCGCGATCCTGTCCCCGGGAACCCACTTCGACGAGCGACTCCTCCACGCGGACCGCAACAACTTCCTGGCCGCGGCGTGCTTCCAGGGTGGCACGTTTGGTCTCGCCTGTGTGGACCTGACCACAGGGGATTTCAGGGTGACGGAAACCGACGACCCCCGGGCGTTTCTCGCGGAGGTCGAGCGATTGCGTCCCGCGGAACTGCTTCATCCGGCGGAATCGGCGGACTTGAAGGAACTCGTGGAGACCGGGGATTCCGGGACTGCCGGCGCGAGCCGCGGCACGGGGCCGCAGCGCGTGGCTTATGAGGATTGGACCTTCCAGCAGGAGACGGCCGTTTTCACGCTCCGGGATCATTTCAAGGTGGCATCGCTCGACGGCTATGGCCTGCGGCAGCGGGCCGCCGCGACGGGGGCCGCTGGTGCCGTGCTCCACTACCTGGTGCATCAGTTGCGTCGGGACGTCACCCATCTCACGCGCCTGACGTATTACGGGACTGGAGACCACCTCGTCCTGGACGCCGTGTCCCTGCGAAACCTGGAGATTCTCGAGCCACTCCGTGCGGACGCCCGGCGGGATCTGACGCTGTTCGCCGCGGTGAACCGGACCGCGACACCGATGGGAGCGCGGCGCCTGCGCGATTGGCTCACACAGCCCCTGGCTTCCGTTGCGGGCATCGAGGCGCGCCAGGAGGCCGTGGCGGCCTGGCAGCGATCTCCGGAGACTCTGGCGGGATTTCGCGCGCGTCTGGCGGAGGTGCGTGATCTCGAGCGGACCCTGTCGCGACTGAGCCTGGGCTCGGGCAACGCGCGGGACCTGGTGGCCCTGCGCATCGCCCTCGAACAGGTGCCGGGGCTGTGCGACCTGGTGGTCCAGGCGGCGGCCAAGCCCCGGGCGCGTGAGTTGATTCAGCCGGAACCCGTGGCGGAGGCTCAGGCCCTGCTGGGACACCTGGCCGCCGATCTCGCCGACCTGCCGGCGCTCGTGGACCTTTTGAAGGTAGCCATCCAGGACGAGCCGCCCTTGACGGTGCGGGAAGGCGGCATGATCCGCGACGGGTATAGTCCGGAGCTGGACGCACTCCGGGCCGCGGCGCGCGGGGGACGGGAGTGGTTGGCGCAGTTGCAGCAGGAGGAGAGCGCACGGACGGGCATCCCGTCGCTCAAGGTCGGCTTCAACTCGGTGTTCGGCTATTATCTGGAGGTGACCCGGGCTCACCTCTCGAAGGTGCCGCTGGAATGGGTGCGCAAGCAGACCGTCTCCACCGGCGAGCGGTTTATCACCGAAGCGCTGAAGGCGATGGAGTCCAGGATCCTGGGTGCGGACGAGCGGGCGACGCGGTTGGAACATGACCTGTTCCAGCAGGTGCGCAGCGAGGTGCTTGGAGAACTGCGACGGATCCAGGGGACGGCGCTGGCGGTCGGGCAACTTGATGTCCTGGCATCCTTTGCCGAGACGGCCCGGACCCGGGACTGGGTCCGGCCCGAAGTCGGGGACGCCGGGCTGCTTCGGATCCGGGACGGAAGGCATCCGGTCCTCGACAGCGCCAACCCGGGCGAACGGTTTGTGCCGAACGACACGGACCTCGATCCCGCGGCGTCCCAGATCGCGCTGATCACGGGCCCGAACATGGCCGGCAAGAGCACGTACATCCGGCAGGTGGCGCTGCTGGCCCTGCTGGCGCACACCGGGGCCTGTGTCCCGGCGGGGGCGGCACGGGTGGATTTGCTGGACCGCATCTTCACCCGCATCGGTGCCAGCGATGATCTGGCCCGGGGGCAGAGCACGTTCATGGTCGAGATGAGCGAGACGGCCAACATCCTGAACAACGCCACCCGCCGAAGCCTGGTGATCCTTGACGAGATCGGCCGTGGCACGAGTACCTTCGACGGGCTCAGCCTGGCATGGAGCATCGTGGAGCATCTTCATCATCAGGTCGGAGCCAAGACCCTCTTCGCCACCCACTATCATGAGTTGACCGAACTCGGTTCCACGCCGGTTGATCCGGCGTCCGGGACTCCGGCTCCGGCGCCGGGACCGCCGGTGCTCGCGCGGGTGCGCAATTTCCATGTTGCGGTGCGGGAATATGGCGAACAGCTGGTGTTTCTGCGGAAGGTGCAGCCTGGGGCCACTGACAAAAGCCACGGCATCCAGGTCGCGCGCCTCGCCGGGGTGCCGCCACCGGTGATTGCCCGGGCCCGGGAGATTCTCCGGGTGCTGGAAGAGGCCGAACTCAATCTTCAGGCCGGGCTGTCCGGAGGGACGCCGGCAGATCCTGCCGAGGCGGACGGACGCCGCCGGCGGGCGCGTCGCGAGCCCTTTCGCCGGCTGCAGCCCGGGTCGCAACTCGATCTCTTCCTGGGTGGGACTTAA
- a CDS encoding PQQ-like beta-propeller repeat protein has protein sequence MRRHLWIAILSLVTPGLLPAANWPSWRGPNQDGTTSETNFPVAWSREKNVRWRAELPEAGNSSPIVWGHHVFVTQAVDDGRRRTVMAFDRDSGRPLWQQGVDYDEADPRHKTNPHCAASPVTDGERVVASFASAGVVAYDLEGRQLWRTDLGRQRHTWGQGSSPVLSGDLVIVYHGPGEFSTLWALDKRTGEKRWSVPLKEEHPPERFDGFAGQSDGMIGTFSTPLVVPAAGRQEVILPVVNRLRAFDRDTGRPLWSADGMNPLVYASPIYADGTVAILGGFFGSAIFIKPGGAGDVTDRRLHYERRLKKHCIGTPVVRDGHLYSSLTDGFGQCMELATGEVVWEERLPASGASSQTWSSPVLSGDRLYIVNQSGDTLVLRSAPKFEVISVNPVGEPSNSTLALSDGRIFLRTETALWCLAEDRAASR, from the coding sequence ATGAGACGCCACCTGTGGATTGCCATTCTCAGCCTCGTCACCCCGGGCCTTCTCCCTGCCGCCAACTGGCCATCATGGCGGGGCCCGAACCAGGATGGGACAACGTCGGAGACGAACTTCCCGGTCGCGTGGAGCCGCGAGAAAAACGTTCGCTGGCGGGCAGAGCTGCCGGAGGCTGGAAATTCCTCCCCCATCGTCTGGGGCCATCACGTATTTGTCACCCAGGCCGTTGACGACGGTCGGCGTCGCACGGTGATGGCATTCGATCGGGACTCCGGACGCCCGCTCTGGCAGCAGGGTGTGGACTACGACGAGGCGGATCCGCGCCACAAGACCAATCCGCACTGTGCTGCCTCGCCGGTGACGGATGGTGAGCGGGTGGTCGCCAGTTTCGCCTCGGCAGGCGTGGTGGCCTACGATCTGGAGGGCCGCCAACTTTGGCGGACCGACTTGGGGCGCCAGCGGCACACTTGGGGACAGGGCTCGTCTCCGGTCCTCTCCGGCGATCTGGTGATCGTTTATCATGGCCCGGGCGAGTTCTCGACGCTCTGGGCGCTGGACAAGCGGACCGGTGAGAAGCGGTGGTCGGTGCCGCTGAAGGAGGAACACCCGCCGGAGCGGTTCGACGGCTTCGCGGGACAAAGCGACGGGATGATCGGAACCTTCAGCACCCCGTTGGTGGTCCCCGCCGCAGGGCGCCAGGAGGTGATCCTGCCGGTGGTCAACCGGCTGCGGGCCTTTGACCGGGACACCGGACGCCCGCTGTGGAGCGCGGATGGCATGAACCCGTTGGTCTATGCGTCACCGATCTACGCTGATGGAACCGTGGCGATCCTCGGGGGGTTCTTTGGGAGTGCGATTTTTATCAAGCCCGGTGGCGCAGGGGATGTCACCGACCGGCGGCTTCATTACGAGCGCCGTCTCAAGAAACACTGCATTGGAACCCCCGTGGTCCGGGACGGCCACCTGTACTCCAGTCTCACCGACGGGTTCGGGCAGTGCATGGAGCTGGCCACCGGTGAGGTGGTTTGGGAGGAACGCCTGCCGGCCAGCGGTGCAAGCTCCCAGACGTGGTCGTCGCCCGTGCTCTCAGGCGACCGGCTCTACATCGTGAATCAGTCGGGCGACACCCTGGTGCTCCGTTCGGCGCCAAAATTTGAAGTGATCTCCGTCAACCCGGTCGGGGAGCCCTCCAACTCAACCCTGGCCCTGTCGGATGGGCGGATCTTTCTTCGCACGGAGACCGCACTGTGGTGTCTGGCCGAGGATCGTGCGGCATCCCGCTGA